A DNA window from Chryseobacterium scophthalmum contains the following coding sequences:
- a CDS encoding T9SS type A sorting domain-containing protein translates to MHRQIYLLVTFFLLLGSKTYSQTSISVFQDNLTTPNPMITDGNDLYVGYYYSDKVVKFDLTNPNTPPIDVATGVNRPYGLAIKDNMLYISEFGGNKISKVNLTNPNPVPEIVISNVNSPIGLEFIGNDLYVALEGDNKVAKIDVTQTSPQLIDVTYVSSPFEIEVVGSQLYITERFAGRLVRFELNNSSATNVIVAQGLSYPSGLTSNGKQLFIAEAGASKISKISTSVLNPTVSDAVTSSLLDYPSGLLMHDNIMYITDFFANAIFKVDLANLSVSEFSSIGPKDIKIYPNPAIDKLNVYNAPSKEYQIFDMRGRLINSGTFERNSINVSHLSSGNYILKTGEITKKFIKK, encoded by the coding sequence ATGCACAGACAAATTTATTTATTGGTCACTTTCTTTCTATTATTAGGAAGCAAAACTTATTCACAAACCTCAATAAGCGTATTTCAAGACAATTTAACAACACCTAACCCGATGATTACGGATGGTAACGATTTGTATGTTGGTTACTATTATTCAGATAAAGTTGTGAAGTTTGATCTTACCAATCCAAATACTCCTCCAATTGATGTAGCAACGGGAGTAAACAGACCTTACGGATTAGCAATAAAAGATAACATGCTCTATATTTCAGAATTCGGAGGTAACAAAATTTCCAAAGTAAATTTAACAAATCCAAATCCGGTTCCCGAAATCGTAATATCTAATGTAAACAGCCCGATAGGTCTTGAGTTTATCGGAAATGATTTATATGTAGCATTGGAAGGAGATAATAAAGTTGCCAAAATAGATGTTACTCAAACTTCACCTCAATTAATAGATGTTACTTATGTTTCAAGTCCTTTTGAGATTGAGGTAGTTGGTAGCCAACTTTACATTACCGAAAGATTTGCCGGAAGGCTTGTAAGATTCGAACTCAATAACAGTTCTGCAACAAATGTGATAGTCGCTCAAGGATTGAGCTATCCTTCAGGTCTTACATCAAATGGAAAGCAATTATTTATAGCGGAAGCAGGAGCTTCAAAAATTTCAAAAATCAGCACTTCTGTTTTGAACCCAACAGTTTCTGATGCTGTAACGTCTAGCTTATTAGATTATCCTTCAGGATTATTAATGCACGATAACATCATGTATATTACAGATTTTTTTGCCAATGCTATATTTAAAGTAGATCTAGCAAATCTTTCTGTTTCAGAGTTCAGCTCAATTGGTCCAAAAGATATAAAAATTTATCCTAATCCTGCGATTGACAAGCTAAACGTTTACAACGCTCCATCAAAAGAATATCAAATATTTGACATGAGGGGCAGACTCATCAATTCAGGAACATTCGAAAGGAATTCTATCAATGTAAGCCATCTTTCTTCAGGAAATTACATTCTAAAAACTGGAGAAATCACTAAGAAGTTTATCAAGAAATAA
- a CDS encoding zinc metalloprotease, whose product MTEANFNKSLERLLKISSHEIGHMFGISHCLNANCVMNGTNNLTETDSHFARACSLCQQKLNSSLKYNNQKRLIELRDFFENQGLNREFSRAEADFKVLK is encoded by the coding sequence TTGACAGAAGCAAACTTTAATAAAAGTCTCGAAAGATTACTGAAAATAAGTTCACATGAAATTGGTCATATGTTTGGAATAAGCCATTGCCTGAATGCAAATTGCGTAATGAATGGAACAAATAATCTTACCGAGACAGATTCGCATTTTGCAAGAGCCTGCTCTCTTTGCCAACAAAAGCTGAATTCAAGTTTAAAATATAATAATCAAAAACGTTTGATTGAGTTAAGAGATTTCTTCGAAAATCAAGGTCTTAATCGAGAATTTTCAAGAGCAGAAGCTGATTTTAAAGTTTTAAAATAG
- a CDS encoding archaemetzincin: MSPGKFNSYLSLIYLPLLIFLFSCQKKELSYFEKIAFNDEALKNPTPEEWRYNKKESFQTFQDFQKLKKIKPEEGKNTIYLQPIGEFNILQKKQIELTKQYLATYFQLETKILPTLSNTILPKFAIRIRSNNQEQVLASYILDSILVKKKPKDAVVLMGITEKDLFPRPEWNYVFGLASYENGVGVTSMFRFYD, from the coding sequence ATGAGCCCGGGAAAATTTAATTCATATTTAAGTTTAATTTATTTACCTCTTCTCATCTTTCTTTTTTCATGTCAAAAGAAAGAATTATCTTATTTTGAAAAGATTGCATTTAATGACGAAGCATTAAAAAATCCTACACCAGAAGAATGGAGATACAATAAAAAAGAAAGTTTTCAGACATTTCAAGACTTTCAAAAATTAAAAAAAATAAAACCGGAAGAAGGAAAGAATACGATTTACCTTCAGCCAATAGGTGAATTTAATATTCTACAGAAGAAACAAATTGAGCTCACAAAACAATATTTAGCCACATACTTTCAACTGGAAACTAAGATTCTCCCTACTTTATCCAATACTATTTTACCAAAATTTGCCATAAGAATTAGAAGCAATAATCAGGAACAGGTTTTAGCCAGTTATATTCTTGACAGCATTTTAGTAAAGAAAAAACCTAAAGATGCAGTTGTTCTGATGGGAATCACTGAAAAAGACCTTTTCCCAAGACCTGAATGGAATTATGTTTTCGGGCTTGCTTCCTATGAAAATGGAGTTGGCGTTACCTCGATGTTCAGATTTTATGATTGA